In Bacilli bacterium, a single genomic region encodes these proteins:
- a CDS encoding MarR family transcriptional regulator has product MINQLIDLFSQNGLRPLSMFPEIADVESKVTRSEFAALAILHLRGEMAMTELASALGAPLSTMTSLTKRLERKGLISRSQSNKDQRMILVKLSAEGAQLAAHGWSILQSAFSRVQSALTPEELNQFVKLAFKIAKAMQAGKTAAGDATSLTGTSPQTRSISIED; this is encoded by the coding sequence ATGATCAACCAATTAATCGATTTATTTTCGCAAAACGGGCTGCGCCCTCTAAGCATGTTCCCGGAAATCGCCGATGTGGAAAGCAAAGTAACGCGTTCCGAATTTGCGGCGCTTGCGATCCTGCATCTTCGCGGCGAGATGGCGATGACGGAATTGGCCTCCGCCTTGGGCGCGCCATTAAGCACGATGACAAGCTTAACGAAACGTTTGGAGCGCAAGGGACTAATCAGCCGATCGCAGTCCAACAAAGACCAACGGATGATTTTAGTCAAGCTTTCGGCTGAAGGGGCGCAATTGGCTGCGCATGGATGGAGCATTTTGCAATCGGCTTTTTCGCGAGTGCAATCCGCGCTCACTCCCGAAGAACTGAATCAGTTCGTTAAGCTTGCGTTTAAAATCGCCAAGGCGATGCAAGCCGGGAAGACTGCCGCGGGGGATGCCACATCGCTAACCGGAACATCGCCGCAAACCCGCAGCATTTCCATCGAAGACTGA